ctttcatttctctattctcctcaaggtaggaaactaattctattatgaaggaatctgtaggacgcacaatttaatctttggaccttataaaagagatgactaacatttttctgtaatagcatagccaaaataagagcttaaattataatctcatagctagatttacttcgccatcaatgaagtaaacagtaagtagaaagatcctccctttcagaccaaagggaaagaaagttttaaagtgagaatataattttcctcatgggcattgtctaccttagaaaaactactacagaacatgcctgtgactatagacttgtagttcaggccaccgaagattagagatgggacttgggcactcccttgacttgcatcctctggtctgctttaacaaaaaccagggggaaaagaaagctaggcatcagaagcaatgggtggcaggcctattaatggctgatctgtacagtgatctgccctcaagcagacccaacaggccagtccactgcagtggctttcaatgtggtaagcctgggcttcagcagaagtcagcttgtgaagagccctggcagctctgccaagagttggatcactggaaatggacctgccctggagtcgaaggatgcccaggtcagagccacagatcttattggctctaagctgaaaagcccttcacacagcccagcttccaaagtgaacactgcagctgagggaacggccaagcagggtcagcaacattgaaggcagaacttaaatttcttgttagagatgccacctgcctttacctagccagctagGTAAATGAAagtcccaggccagctaggtaatgaaagtcaacagagtgccttcccctaggaggttcacacctcccttagggtgtaccacatgtgaagagatagacagctctgggcctcttaacttataaggcctaaagcccaacagattattaccaggccccttctgtcaggttctatttgcctctcaatcagaaaacttaattgtagcttagacagcacctttcttagctcctctaataatgactctgtcctttgttctagaccctgtctagcacacttgggccttattccttcataatcataacctctactctacttcccatggctctactctcaacctgtgtgtactgatggtcctcttccccacttaatgctgtataattgttcagacctggttaatgccactcttaggatcattggttactatcctcaccctgtcttttatgaccttgtctaaatatgatcagagtcagcaaacttggaaggcttccatagccttggcaactcatgacaagagcatagggtggttactggcaccataaactagagtgtcaatttattgggtcaacaacaggagtcactgtgcacttgctcctcatgtgggatccctgtccttaatgtgctatacattttgatttaatgctataactagtactcaaacagtatgtttcaccttgtgtttctatgtgggtgcaaactatggaaatctttccttaatatatactaaattgatcttctgtatagaaagagaattgaaaatgaatcttgatgtgaatggaaggggagagggagcgggagaggggagggttgcgggtgggagggaagttatgggagggggaagccattgtaatccataagctgtacattggaaatttatattcattaaataaaagttaaaaaataaaatcataaaaaaaagaaaaggtgtctGCTGCAACCAGTGACCATTCACATCTCGAGAACTAAGCCtttcaaatttcaatttaaaaaaagagtcagtTTCTCTTGTACACTGAACTCCTCTCCAATCTCCAGAACTGCTGAGAGAACAAGTGATGCTATCCCATCAAAGCCCCGCCATGTCTCTCAGTACCCATATGATACTTTATACCCTTTATCATACTATTTTCCTCCAATTAGCTGATGCTATCATTGCCCGTTTTCAAAATTcgacttattttctttattaggcAGCATTGTGTAACATACTATGTTTCCCATTTCTCAAGACTTCAAATTAATTGGGTCCCTTTACATACCTGCTCACTTTGTCTATATCCTGAGGAGTAGTTTCTTGGAAAAATTTCACTaatgtgccagcgccgcggctcaacaggctaatcctccaccttgtggcaccggcacaccgggttctagtcccggtcggggcaccgatcctgacccggttgcccctcttccaggccagctctctgctgtggccagggagtgcagtggaggatggcccaagtccttgggccctgcaccccatgggagaccaggagaagcacctgactcctgccattggatgagcgtggtgcgccggctgcagcgcacctaccgcggcggccattggagggtgaaccaacggcaaaagaagacctttctctctgtctctctctctctctcactgtccactctgcctgtaaaaaaaaatttcactaatGCATTTATATCATGTGGTGCCACCAATGAGCTGCCTTGCAAGTACTGAAGCTCATCGGAGTGAAAAGTAGAGCcagatgtttatttgtttattgatttagtttttatttgtatatttttatttcacagggagagagagagagagagagagagagagagagagagaaaggtattccttgcattggtttctttattttttaccattcttcctttccaaaatcAGGGGCTAATCACTGATTTAATATAATGACCTGTTGGATTGACTCCAGATTCActctttgaagatttatgtatttattgaacacAGAGTGCAAGATTTTATTGTCAGGCttgccattgtggcacagagggttacacCACTGCTTGAgaaacctgcatctcatatgagtgcaggttcaagtcctggctgctccacttccaatccagtgccctgctaaagcatctgggaaagcaatagaagatggctcaagtgcttgggcccctgcacctatgtgggagacctgcatggagttccaggatcctgggttcaatctggcctagccttggcagctgtgcccatttgggtgagtgaatctctctctctgcttctctctgcttctctctctctctctctctctctctctctctctctcactctctgtctctctctcactctcactctcttttttttactttaaaaaaattatttatttattttatttgaaagacagagttacagagaggcagagagagagacagggagagaaaggtcttccatcctctggttcacaccccagatggctgcaatggctggagctgcaccaatccgaagccaggagccaggagtttcttccatgtctcccatgggaatgcaggggcccaaccacttgggccatcttctactgctttcccaggccatagcagagagctggagcagaagtggagcagctgggactcacactggcacccatatgggatgcggacactgcaggcggtggctttacctgataagccacagcgccagccccaaaacataCTTTGAAATTGAagtattaatatttttctctattcctttttttaagtcTAGATGATTAAAAGAACAATGTCATTCTCTTATTCGTAGGGTTTTGTGATTTCCATGGTGTAAGTGATCCTATCATGGCTACTTTTAAGCAACTAAATGACTTCGCTGGACATGGAGTTGGAGAAAGATATATATCacgggccggagctgtggtgcagtgggttaacaccctggcctgaagcaccagcatcccatatggatgccggttctagtcccggctgctccactactttttttttttttttgacaggcagagtggacagtgagagagagagagagacagagagaaaggtcttcctttttgcctttggttcaccctccaatggccaccgcggtagcgcgctgcggccggcacaccgcgctgttccgatggcaggagccaggtgcttctcctggtctcccatggggtgcagggcccaagcacttgggccatcctccactgcactctctggccacagcagagagctggcctggaagagggggaaccgggacaggatcggtgccccgaccgggactagaacccggtgtgccggcaccgcaaggcagaggattagcctagtgagccgcggcgccggactccacttcttttttattttttatttttttaatttcataaatgtgaatttacaaagtgcaacttttgtattgttgggCTTTCCCCCCCACCTcactccctcccgtggccctcccctctccctctcccatcccactctttatcgagtttcattttcaattaccttcatatactgaagatcaacttagtatatactaagcaaggatttcaacaggcggcattcacacaaccacacaaggtatagggtattgttctactagttgcgtttataagtttcatagtaaaacatattaaggacagagatcctacatggggagcatgtacccagtgactcccgtggttgatttaacaattggcactcttatttgtgacgtcagcaatcacccgagactcttgctatgagctgtctaggctatggaagtcccttgagttcaccgactctgaacttgtttagtcaaggccgtgtcacagtggaggttccttcctcccttcagagaaaggcgcctctctccttgatggcctgttccttctgctggggtcttgttcaccatggtttttcatttagattgttttttgccatcgtgtcatggctttccatgcctgtgtctctcactctcactctctgtctctatctccctcagtttgtgggggggtggggtgggtgggggggtgggtgggtatgtctccctctctgtaactctttccaataaacagaaaaatcaaacttTCAAAAAGAGATGTGACTGCCTTCATGATACAGCAGAAGGTGAAGCACAGGGCTGGATCACTCAGCCCTTTCTCTCCTTACCAGCCCCAGTTGAAACCAcctgcatttttctctctctctccctctctctttaaataaataatgcatttgaaaggcagagttatgcgaggcagagagagagagagagagagaggtcttccctctgctggttcactccctaaatgtcacaatggccagagctgtgccaatccaaagccaggagctacttccgggtctcccacgtgggtgcagagacccaaggatttgagccatcctctactgttttctgaCACTCTTAAATCTACAGCTGGATGCACCACACTCGAACCTCAGAACGATCTCTGTGACTGTAACCTTTTCCCTGGAAAATCTGCTTGATAGACCCAGCACAACTACTCTGTTTCCTGTCACAACAGCGCTTTCCCTGGGAACACAGAATCCTCATCCTTCTTGTGGGGCTGGCACGTGCCACACTTCCTACAGAAGGCACGGCAGGTTTCAAGCATGTCCGCCGTGTTTGCTGGAGCACTGTCACCGTGGACAGCCCTTTGAAGGTTTAGAAGAGATCCTAACATTGCTTAAGGCTACTCGTTTGCCATAATGAGCTGCTTCACCTTACATATAATATCCTCCTGAATGGGCTCCAACCATTAGAGGAGCAGCCTTGCCATGAAGTGGGAGTGCCTCTTAAAgttcctttttcactttttttaagatttatttatttgaaaagcaaagttacacagagggagaggtgcacacccacacctacacacacagagagagagaaagagagagagagagagagagagagagagaggtctttcattctttcatgcactggttcactccccacatggccacgatggctggagccagggcaatctgaagctaggagccaggtgcctcttcttggtctcccacgtgggtgcaggggcctaaggacttgagccatcttctactgctttaccatgGCCCTGCCATggttgctgtggtcatttgggggagtgaaccagcagaaagaagatctctctctagcttaactctctctgacattctacctttccaataaacaaatagatgTATATCTATTGAATTGATTGCATTGTTTCATCAATGAATAATTTTGTAACAGTCTTGACCTTCAGGACAAATATATCACACAGGGTTCACCTAAGTATTTCAACAGCACTTTCCATCTTTGAAACGAAATGTGTTTTCCCCATTTACTcctgaaataaaatgatttgCATGCATTACAGGAATTTCCCGTGGGATTTGGATGCGTTGgtttgggggcggggtggggtgtaTCTTTGTGAGTTGAGGTTTCGTCAGATTCTTGGAAGTCACAGGAAAGCATTGGTTCCAAGGTGAAGCCATCTTGGAAATTCGATTACCgctctgtcatttcttttctaagaCTTTCTCCCAGTCCCCCGCACCCTGCAGACTCATCGAAGTCTTTCCCGCACACTGACCTAACCCACCATCAGAGCCCGGATCTTGGTCGTACCCAGGATTCCGCTTCGGGGCGGAGGCTCCAGGGGGCGGAGTCTGGCGGGACATTTTGCGACTTGGAACACGGTTGGTGGAGCACAGCACATCCGGAGCGCTAGCAGGAAGGCCGAAGGTTCCAATGTGCGAGGCCCGACCCCGAGGTGGGCGCTGCTCCTGCAAAGCCAGACTGCAGCCCAGCCGTCCATCCGCCGCAGGCCGCCTGCCCTGTCCCCGGGGCCTGACAGCGCCCGCAGGACCGCGAAGCCCGCGCCCCTCGCACCCTCTGCCCGGCCCCGGAGCGCAGCCCGCAGCGCCGTGGCCATGAGCGGCGTCCGGCCCCGCAGCCCCAGCGCCTGCCCTGAGCCCGCGGGGCCCCCGCCGCCCGGAGCacccggagcccccggagcccccggagcgcccggagcccctggccctgccaagcGCCGCCGAGTGCAGGAGCCCGCGGCCGccgagccccggccccagcccggcctcccggccccgcccgcgccccTGCCCGCCGCCGCACCGCTCACCTCCGTCGTGGTCCTGGCCGCCGGCTGCGCCCTGCAGGTGCCGCTGGACCACGTCGACCTGCTGCTGGAGCCCGAGCCCACGTCGGTCCTCAGCGTGTCTCTGCCCGGCCACACGCTGCTGCTggtccccgagggcctcctggaggCCGCCGGCCAGGGCCCCTCGCCGGGCGGCCTGGCGCTGCCCGCTGTCCTGGACGCCGCGGCCGAGGACGTCGTGCTGCAGCAGGGATTCGTGTGCGCAGCCCCCACGGAGATGGCCGGCCAGGGAGAGGCCTCGGAAGACCACGCCGACCCCGAGCTGCTCCTGGCGTTCCGCGGGGAGCCTGCAGCCGGCTGGGCCGCGGGGCTCTGCCTGGGCGCTGCAAGGGGCTCCAGCCGCGGCTCGGGCTTCGACCTGGACTTCGAGCTGTGGCGGCCGCTGCCCGGCTCTgcgctccagcctctgcctccgtcTCCCAGTCCAGGGTCCCCGGAGCCTCCGGGGCGTCCGCAGCGCCCTCCTCGGCCAGCCTGCAAGGCCCGGAGACGCCTGTTCCAGGAATGAAGGacctgcccctgcagcccctcgcCACGCAGCTGACGTCCAGGTGAGGGGCTTCTGAGAGCCCTTCTGGGTGCCCGGCTGTGTGTCCACAAGGGGAGACAAAGGGCGCAGAGAGGGACACCCTTTGGCTGTAGACGGCCTTGCACCATTCTCCAGGGCTGTTGGCTCAGCAAGTCTGGGAGAAGGACCAGCTCCTCACACACCCAAGGACAATGCTGCCTGCAGCGCAGCCGCCCTGAGACCTCAGgttctgcttgggccctgctctgcGCAGAAGGCACCCAGGCACTGTCATGGCCCTCACGTTGGCTTGGAGCCTCAGCTCAGCACTTTGGAAAACGCCAGCCCGCCCCCAGCACCCTACCACTGGACCCCTCGTCTCCCACATTGGAATGATGACGGACTCTGTTTTCTTCGGGCCCGAGACTCTGCAAGTTCTTGGCAAACGTCTGACCGTGGACTCTTCCTGCTGCTGGCCCTAGTCCCTTTCAGGGGTTCTGGAAAATAGTTGTACGTGGACCAAACAAAGCACTGGGCACCCTGTCCACGTACCCCCATTTTGTTCATGACCTGGTTAGCAAGTAGTTAGGTTTGGGAGTTAGGTTTGTCTACCACCCTGAATACCAACTCTTTCCCattcatttcttcccttttttaagATATTGCCCTGTGCTAGTAAAATGTTCCAATTCTAAGTCTGTTTTGTGTTGTTCTAGGATCCTGAGTGTTTGTTGCATATTGTTGCTAATGTATAGAATCAATTTGTTTCTAACATGGATCTGGCATTCGAGAGAGTTATTGAATTGCTGTAGTGTTTCATTGGTAGATTCTCTTGGTTGATTATGACAATAATATTTACTCTTTAGccgatattttttttcttaattttttattctggATTTCATTTGAAATCCAAATGGAACTAATAATTGATAGCAATATTCCTGTCTTAAGCCTCGTGTTAATGCTTTGGAACTTCACCATAGAGTGTGATCTTTACTGGACGTGATTGTCAACAAGCTTTGTCCTACAGAAGAAATTAGTTTAAACTCCTTTTTGCTCGAGAAAAAACGATAGATTTCTATGTTCATTTTTCAGCTATCTGACTACATGAATTTGTCAGATTATTTTCAAGGTTGGCATTTAATTGTGAATGTATATCAAATAGGTCTGTGGAGGCTTGGGGCCATGTCTGTGTGTGGAATCTTTGCACAAGAGGAAACAAAGCAAGCGTGGTGCATCAGGGATGAAATGTCTGTAGCATCACCTTCAGATTGTAAATACTAAGAAATGGTTTTCTCATTGCACTAACGTGACTGTGGTTTGGTTTTGAATCGATTCCTGTGGCAATTTGGACTGTTTACACTTCTAGCCACTGAGTATCTTCACATGTCAgcgattccattttctatgaatgatTCTACTTCTAGTCTTGATTGTTTggggttttaatttttgtttgtgtgCTGGGTTAATGTTTTAGACAGCATTGCTAATTTTTCATGTCCATTCTTTTGCCAAGTTTGTATtatagttcatgaaaaataaattactacTGAAAAACAAGATGTTATTTTTTCTGACCATTCTTTATATTTAGATTTACTAACATATGTTATCAGTGTCTTTGCCCACTTTCTGTACTTGCATTTCGTGGCTTCATTTCCTCTGTATCTCTTTTCCTACCGAGGTGTGCTTTCTAAGAATTGTTTCAGCTATGGCCTGTGTGGCAAATCTTAGTTTTGTGTATCTGCACATATTTCAATCACACCTTCAAGCTAGCATGTGTTAGGTTTCAGCTGGGTTTGAAGTTCTCAAATACTGCCTACACTCCCTCACTCCTTTCAAGATACTCCTGTGTTCCTTTCCCTGCCGTTCTAGTAGTGCATGTTCGAAGTCTGCCATGGCTGCTGTCTTTTCCTTGTATGAGATGAGGCTGTTGGCGTTCTTGATTTTGATGTTCCACAGTTTAGTCAGATGTGTTCAGTGTTCGAAAAGCTGTCTGCTGCAACCTGTGACCTTTCACATCTCGAGAACTAAGCCTTTcaagtttcattttaaataaagagtCAGTTTCCTCTGTACATTTTAGCTCCTCTCCAATCTCCAGAACTGCTGAGTGAACAAGCGATGCTATCCATTCAAAGCCCACCCAACATGTTGTTCTGTACCCTTCATCTTAATATGCTATCACTGCCTGTTTTCaaaattctgggttttttttataAGTTTGATAGCAAGGGTCGGCATCATGACTCACCAGGTCAAGTGGTGGTTTGGGACAATGCATCCTATTTTGCTGtcacttggagtcccagctatgccacttctttttattttttattttatttcatttttttgacaggctgagttaatgtgagagagagagacagaaaaaaaggtcttctttttccattggttcaccccccaatggctgctaaggccggcaagctgcgcccatccgaagtcaggagctaggtgcttcctcctggtctcacatgtgggtgtagGATTCAACtgcctaggccatcttctgctgcactcccgggccacaagcagagagctggactgcaagagatgcaactgggacagaatccggcacccggaccaggactagaacccggggtgccggctccacaggtggaggattagcctagtgagccatggcaccggcctctgcTTATGTTCTTTATAAGACAGCATTTGTGGTGCTCATGGACTTTGCCACTCAGAAATCACAGCTGTCATCCTCAAGCAATCGCCTGAGGACACCAGTTTCCAGTGTCAGTGAGGTAGTAATGCTGGGGTGGACCACCCGTTGGCCCACCCATCAGCTCTGCTTGTAGTATCATTTGGCTTAGTATACACCCggggatgtgggatgccagcctgcagAAGGGACAGCTGCGAATTTACAAGCACTCTCCCCATGGCAGGATTAGACTGGTTTGATTTGCGCATCTCTTACATATTGCATATTTGGCTTCTTGAAAGATTCGTTGGTGGGAGCTGCTGcagtgccatagcaggtaaagctgccacctgtggtgcaagcatcccatatgggtgctggttcaatctccgggctactcttctgatcctgctctctactctggcctgggcagcagaagatgcctcaggtgcttgggcccctgcacctttgtgagagacccagaagaagctcttggctcctgtctttggtttgCCCCAGCCCCATTTATTACAGCCATGGGAGATTGAACCAgcgatgggagacctttctctctgtctttccctttctctgtctgtaactctacctctcaagaaatacataaataaatctttttaaattgcaccaaaaaaattttaaaaagattctttgtCAAAAGCTAATGAGCACTGGGCAAACAACAAGCTAGATTCATTTCCCCATTAAATCGTGCATCCTGGTCCTACATCCAGATCTTCTCTGCCCCTTACCCTTCCAGCCTCTCTTCCCACACCTCTGATGGCTccttcctcccatcctccctgCTCTTGTCCTCTACTCTCTCCACCAACTCCCCCAAGAATCTACAATGGCAGTTACCTTGAAAGGTTCATTCCCTTATGTACCAGGTATTTAGGCAACTGTTGTAGAATTTAAACTTTGCACTGAAGATTAATTAAGAATAGCAAGTCTCCCTATTCCAGACAAGACCACCAAATATTCATGGATGAGATTAGAGAATTCCTTTGGGTACATATGATCTAGGATTACCTGACACTTCAACTCATCCACATACTGGACAGAATCACAGGTGCTAAATCCTGGATGGCAAAAGTGGACTGGACTTACTCTACAAGAAACCTACAACACCTTTCTCTCCATAAACCTGGGGCTCAACAACAGTCTGAAAAGTCTCCTAAAATTCATACCAAGACCATTTTCAATAACAATGCAAATGCTTCTGTTAATATATTTAGTGTTGCTGCCTTTGCTTTGGCTCTCCCCAGGATAAACATATGACACTGATGGTActtccttttttgaaaatatttatgtatttttttgaaagccagagttacacagagcaagatggagatcttccatcctctgattcactccccagatggctgcaacaggcatgactgagccagaccaaagcaggagcttcttccggatccctcatgggtgcaggggcccaaggacttgcaccattctctgctgcttttccaagcacattaataggaagcttgatcagaagtgcaATAGGCGGAACTTACACCAGGGCCCATATAGGAAGCAGCATCCCAGGCGTTAGCTTAATCCACAGTGCTACATCGTCATTCCCCATGGCTGCTATGTCAAATACCCCCTTGTATTAAGTTCTCACATTATAGTTATGGGACATCCTAATTTCTATCAGAGATCTAGGAAGTCTCCCCCTAAAAATGATTGTTGACTTCCCCCAGGCTTTCCAGAAAACAGGCATCAAGTTTTAGAAGGTAAGTTCCAACTCTGCCACATTATACTGTATGACCTGTTTGAGGGAAAAGCATTCTCTCCTAACAGACTAAAGATCATCCTGACATAGTCTATACCCTTCACAAGAGACAACTGCGAATATTTCTGGGTttacctggctattgcagacagcAGTGGCTAGTGTTTATTTGAGACAAAAATGCCTCCTTTGAATTAACGGTCCAGAGACAGTCCAGGTGAAACAGATCTTCTGTAACCTGAAGGGAGCTGCTCTGTGGCCTCTTTCTCTACACACCCTGACCACATGGAACTCTTGTGTCTTTTTTTGCATAAACTATTGAGACAAGTCCTtgagtttttctctctttttaaaaattaatttccatcttacttgaaaggcagagcagtgcagggagagaaaggaccagagagagaaatagattgctgacttgctggttcactccacaaatgaccacagcagccactactgaaccaggccaaatagggatccaggaactccatcagggttttcCACTGGGGAGACAAGGAgggaagcacttgagccatcatctgctgcttcccaggatgcattagcagaaagctggagggtcctgtgctgtggtgcagtgcgttaagccgtcatctgcagagccagcatcccactcatatgggcgccagttcaagacccggttgctccacttctgatacttctccctgctgatgcacctggaaaagcagtgggagatggcccaagtccttgtgcccctgtacccatgtggggtacCAGGAAGAAACCCCTgcctcttggatttggcctggtctagccttcaatattgaggccatttgggaagtgaaccttctctctctaactatgcatttcaaataaataagtaaatattaaacaacaacaacaacaaaccaggaaactggactggaagcagaggtcccaggactcagaccagcactctgagaGGGGATGTAGACCCCCCTGTGGGGACATAACCCACTGAGTACAATGCCCACCTAAATCAGCTTGTTGATAACTGTGAAAACACAttgctaggaaaactggaactAAGATGGCCTCAGTAGgtgaatggaaaaacaaactATGGTACAACCATGCAATGGAATATTGCTTGGTCAAAAAAGCTTGACTGATGAAGCCATGAAAAGATTCAGAGAAGCCTCAGTTACCAGGTAAAAGAAGCCGGTCTGAGAAGACTAAACGCTGTATGTTTCCTActctatgacattctggaaagggGCAAATCTAAAGATACAACTTTGAAAAAATGATAGCCAGGGATTAAGAAGAAGGGGAATGAGGAATAGGTGGAGCATGGAGGATTTTTAGAGTGGTGAAACTATTCTACTTAAATGGTAGGCACAGAATATTGTGCCTTTGTTGAAAGCCATGGAACCCTACAACACAGAGTGAACACAGTGTAACAACAGACGTAATTAACAATGTATCACTATTGGTTTCTTAATGGTTACACCTTATAGATTGTAATGCAAGACGTCACAGTGGGGAAACTGAGCTGAAAAACTCTGTGCCATCTGCCC
Above is a genomic segment from Lepus europaeus isolate LE1 chromosome 2, mLepTim1.pri, whole genome shotgun sequence containing:
- the LOC133751922 gene encoding proline-rich protein 23A-like, whose protein sequence is PGAPGPAKRRRVQEPAAAEPRPQPGLPAPPAPLPAAAPLTSVVVLAAGCALQVPLDHVDLLLEPEPTSVLSVSLPGHTLLLVPEGLLEAAGQGPSPGGLALPAVLDAAAEDVVLQQGFVCAAPTEMAGQGEASEDHADPELLLAFRGEPAAGWAAGLCLGAARGSSRGSGFDLDFELWRPLPGSALQPLPPSPSPGSPEPPGRPQRPPRPACKARRRLFQE